The Onychomys torridus chromosome 2, mOncTor1.1, whole genome shotgun sequence sequence tggaagggcagtcggtgctcttaacctctgagccatctctccagcccacttgcATCTTTTTATGTGGTCTTATTTCAGCAAACACTTTGCCTTTGAGCACCAGGTGCACAGGCAGTGGTTATGAGCGGAGGTCACCAAGCAAAAGCAAGAGTCTTTGAAGGACAATGCTTCCTTGCTGCTAATGGGGATCCTGCTGCCTAGGTGGATCTAGCAGTGAGCAGGAGCTGAGGTTCCAGGAGACAGCACAGACTGGAAGGTGGGAATCAGGATCAGGTACATTCCCACAGATGGCTCCTTGCCAGGATCTTTGGAACCCCCATCACCCACAGAGACCATGCAGGAATCCTAGCTAGTGAGAGTCTCCTGATAGAAAAGAAGCTGCATGCACCTGCTAGCCCTGCCCCCTTTCCGTCTGCCTTCTGCAGAGTGTgactgactgtccaggcagatgCTGCCTCTGTTCCTGGGACTTGGAAATTCTTTAGGTCTCCTTTCCCACCGTGATCAAGTCCTGTGAGTGCGTGACTGGTAACCTTACTCACACCACAAGGTTGAGGATTGCTGCAAATACCTGTTGGATCCTGTTTGACTTCGGttgcctgcctctttctcagtGGGCTGCTAACAATACTGATTCCTGGTTCCAGGTGTGGTCTTGCTTCTCACCAGAGTAGCAGTGGCAGGCCCATTTGGTCTGTGGTGTTTATTCACTACAGCGAGTGCATAACTAGATACTGGGCTAGTGGCCCAGACTAGATTGGGagcttcaaaatatatttattaaaaagaaaaataaatataactgtAAGAACTTAGAGTTCTGATACAGGCATAAACCTAGAcaaatttaaaattcaacttAAGTAAACCTGTAAAACCAACATAAATTCAAATCAACATTAATGTAATAGTGACCCAGACTTGAGATGAATCTTCCTTCTGCTATTACGCTGGCTGGTTATGTTGGTCCACACTGGTAGGGTATGCTGAAGAGGTGGAGGTAAGAGGATCCTAAGTTGGAAGCCAGTCAAGTTATAcctttgaggctggagagatggcttagggatTAAGTCTGTACTACTattgcagagaacccagatttggttctcagcacccatgtcagatgacTCAGCCATCTATAACTTTAGCTTTggaaggatctgatgcctttggcCTTCAGGGCACCATcaatgtgtgtgcgcacacgcgtgtacacacacacacacacacacacacacaattaaaaaaaattaatcttaaagaATGCCAGAGACAGAATAATGTTATGAAGAACATAGACTCTAAAGTACAACCTAAGGTCAGATATCATCAGGTCTGCTACCTATTTTGTACAAGTACCTTAATTGCCTCTCGTTTATAATATTAAGATAATCTgtgtctgggcagtggtggtccatgcttttaatcccagcactcgggaggcagaggcaggtagatctctgagttcaagtctagcctggtctacagagaaagttccaggacaggctccaaagctacacagagaaaccctgtctcaaaaagcaaaaacaaaaaacaaacaatcaaaaaaagaTAATAGTCTAAATCACTGaaccaaattaaaatatttaaataattaggTTGTTTATATGCCTGACAATAGTAATTGACCAATAAATATTAGTTGTAATAGTAAGTAGCATTACTTTTTGATGTGCAAGCCTATAGATCGGTGTTGGGCTTAATGGCAGAGCATCTACTTCCATAGTTAATGTGTTTCTGATTTTGAGTTTACTAGTGCATGGGACATCTCTTGCTTAACTTGATGTATAGGGCAATGTTAAAAACTATGGAAGCTTGTTTTCTAATCTGGGGTAGTCATATCTCACACACAAACTCTTCCAGCCAGGActtttcagttttaatatttaaCGATGTGTCACTTGGTAAGACTATAATGCTGATATCCTATCATCCATATCAGATATTGAAAAACACCATGTGAAGTCATTTTCAGGTTCTGAAAATGACCAGGGCAGATAAAATACACATGAAGGTCTTTGTGTCTCCCTGTCAGCCTTTCCCTTGCCTGAAGACTCCACATGTCTCTTTCCACGTCCCTCTCTATCCTTTTGCCCCTACCCAGCCGAGGACTTAAAGCCACTGATTCTGACACCTACCCCTAGGGAGTGATTTATCCTGTTTCAGTTCTTTATCCTTGGGCCCTCGGGAGGTAGAGTACACCTCTCTGGGTTACCTCTGTCTGGAATGAATGGTGCCATTTCAGGAATTTGGAGTGCCTCTGGTTTGGAGAGAACCCCGGCTGCTGTCCTTGCTGCTTTGCCCGTTGCCTGGCCAGTTTCCTTCTAGcctgttcttccttttcttccgTGGCTTGCTGAGTGTAGCACCTCATTCTCTCCTCGGTTTTCACTCGTCTTGTTTTCTAGTGTCCAGCAGATTGACTTTCTCACTCTGACATTCGTCCTCCAATGGATCCGAACTTCGTTTTCAGCTCTGCCTCCCGTACTGGTGCCTACCAGATGGTGCCATTAGAAGAGCAGTCCTCTTGGTTAATGTCGGTAGTGCACACGTTTTGTGAAGGACTGAGCAAACGAACTTCTGCCATGACAGAAGGAAAATGCACCATGAACAAATGCCTCTAACTGCTGCCCAGTTCTCTCTCCACTGTTTCCCCTCTTCTCTGCAGGAATTGTTAAGCAATAAAGGAAATGAACGGATCTGTCTTCAAAGCCCACACTGTGCGGGCACTCAGCTGTCTCCCCATTGCTGTTCCTCTGCAGTGGTGGTATCTGCATGCAGCTTAGAagtgtatttccttttttattccgAGTGATTATGGTTGGAAAGATGAGTTCTATGGGAGTGTCGTGGGTAATAACAGCTTCTCATTTTGGTTACTCCCCTTAGGAAAGACACTGCTGATCCTGTAACATGGAGGATTGCCTTCACACCTCATCTGAGAACCTGTCCAAATTGGTCAGCTGGGCCCACAGCCATGGGACTATTTGCAGCCTCATCCCAAACCTGAAACACTTGCTGTCTGAAGGTTCCCATGGGAACCTGACTGCAATGTGGGGCTGCAGTGCTGGTCACGCTTACCACTGGCCACTAACAGCTACTTGCAGAGCTGGGTCCCAAGAGAGGGTTTGTTTCCAGGACAACCGAAGTTTTAATTCTGATAGTCCCAGTATAATCGGGGTGCCTTCCGAGACACAGACTAGCCCTGTGGAGAGGTACCCCGGGAGACCTGTGAAGGCAAAGCTGGACTGTAACCGGACCAGAGACTCTTGTGACTTCTCCTACTGCAGTGAGCCCTCTGAGCTGGACGAAGCTGTCGAGGAGTACGAAGATGAAAACACACTGTTTGACATGGTTTGTGAGTCTTCTGTTACAGATGAGGACAGTGACTTTGAACCCCAAACCCAGAGGCCGCAAAGCATTGCTCGCAAAAGGCCAGGAATAGTCCCATCTTCTATCCATTCAAGTTCCCAGGGACAGATGGTTGATGAGTGTAGTAATGATGTCATCGTCAAGAAAATCAAGCAAGAGATTCCAGAAGATTATTACATTGTGGCAAATGCAGAGCTGACTGGAGGAGTGGATGGACCAGCCCTTTCATTGACACAGATGGCAAAGCCCAAGCTTCAAACTCATGCTGGTCCCTCCTGTGTAGGGTCTGCTAAACTGATTCCCCATGTCACATCTGCCATCGGTGCGGAGCTAGACCCACACATTATGTCAGCATCCCCCTCCGTGATCTCCAGACCAATCATCCCAAAGACTGCTAGGGTATCTCTGGCTTCACCAAACAGAGGACCCCCTAGCACTGCCCATCAGGTGAGCATGCAGATGCCTGTGAGCACATCACATCCTAACAAACAGATCAGTATCCCTTTGTCTGCCCTTCAGCTGCCTGGACAGGATGAGCAAGTTGCTTCTGAGGAGTTCCTGCCCCATTTGCCTAGCCAGGTCTCATCGTGTGAGGTAGCCCTTTCTCCCTCGGTTACCACAGAGCCTGAAGTGAGCTCCAGTCAACAGCAGCTCCCTGTTGCTCCAACCATAACCACTGAGGCCACTGCACAGTGCATTCCAGGTATGGAACACGAGGTGACCGTAAGTCCCTCATCCGTGTACTTTCGAGAACTCTGCGCCATCAGCACTTCTAAGACCACTGTTCTAGTTTGCTAGGGTGCAGTCATTTTTCATTCTCAGGAAGACCGGAATAATGAAGTCTGTTACATGTAGTGAATACTGTGGAGAAACTCCATCTGAAGGCCATCCATTTGGTAGATGCACCTTAGGGTTGAGCCGACAACTGGAAGATTGTGCTGTTGATGGCCAGATTTAAGGTTCATACCCAACCCTAGCTGAGCATTTtatagttcatttatttttgaaaaaatttcTTTCTCCTATTGGTAACAAGGTAGTTAAACCAACTCATGTTGAATAAGGTATATGATAATagatttttcctttctatttatttgaaCCAATTTCCTATTGCTGTTCCTTTTAATTAGTGTGATAACTtaaaccaattttttaaaaacacagcagGTAACTTCTTAAACAAGTATttgaccctgtctctcaaaactttaaaaaaatcagaaaacatgcATTTCTGGAGTAGGCCAGCTTAACTCAGTGTATTCACAATTTGAGGCTTGTAGAATTATTCACAGTTGCCACCTCTACAATTCTAACATTCTAACACTCTTTAATGTCCATTGTTTATTTGAGCTAGGATATTGTGATATAAAGGGGTTTGGTGATCATACTTAGGGGGTCTACAATTGAAATCTAAACGGGCTTAAGTACATATATGGGCAAGGGTGAGTAGACACACAGACTATAGAAAGCAGAACACTGTGGTACATTTAGTCCTTCTCAAGAGGGCCAAGTGTTTGGGGAAacatcttttgggtttttttttaagatttatttatttgttttatgtatgtgagtgctctatctgcatgtaatgccagaagagggcatcagatcccactgtagatggttgtgagccaccatgtggttgctgggaattgaactcagaactgctgagctatctctttagcCCCCAGGGAAACGTCCTTAAAAGACTGAGCTACCCATGTTTTTGTCCTGAAACTTCCTAGAATTAAGTTGCCTTTACAAATAGGCAATTATAGTGGTGTTGGCCCCAGGGTCTTGAAGGCAACTTACCACTGCAGACTTTTGTACCACAGCCCTGCTGTCAGTTAAGGACACATACTGAAAATGGTTGGTTCATCCAGTTGCTTTGAAAATTATACAAGTTGAAAAATCATAGAATgttatttggttatttttcttaACAGTGTTATTGAAATGTGATTCATACCATAAAaggcactttttaaaattttattttgtgtttatgtccatacacacacacacacacacacacacacacacacacacacacacacacgcttgcctagtgcccaaggaggtcagaaaggGACATCGGATTTTGTGAatcatcatgtgggtactgggaactgaagcaAGTCCTTTGTGAGCGCACCAATTGCTCTGGAGTGCAGAGGCCTGGCTAGCTGCGGAAAGCGCTCCTTTGAAGTGCCGCTCCGCCCCAGAAGGAGCCCTGTCCTCCTAagtactttctcttttcttctcccagttCTTGGCAACAACTTACCTACTTTTTATGAATTTACTTATTCTATGTATTTTACTGTATAACCTCTTGTGACTACTTTGATTTAGTGTTGGTATTTTCAGGACCAATCCACATTAGAGCATTTTTTTATGGCCAAATAACATTTTACtataaatatactttattttccttCAGTCAATGGACAGACATTTAGGCTGTTCCCACCTTGGGTCTGTTTGCTTCTATGAACATTTATATACGAATTATTATGTGaacatttcctttgatttttgtGTGGGCAGCTACCTCAGGATGAAAGGCCACAAATTGGTTTGCTAAAGCCACTTGGTTTTAACTCTAAGGGACAAAGGTTCTTATTTCTCTGTATGTCACTAACACATTATTTTCCTAAAGCCACTTGGTTTTAACTCTAAGGGACAAAGGTTCTTATTTCTCTGTATGTCACTAACACATTATTTTCCATGCTCTAAAAATTCCTCTTGTACTTACTAcacacagaaggcagaagcaggcaaatctttgtgagtttgaggccaacctggtctacatagcaagttctaagccacccagggctacataaggagaccctgatttaaaacaaaaaattgctATGCTATCGCCTATATAAAGTAGTCTTATGATCTAGCCTGTATT is a genomic window containing:
- the Kiaa1958 gene encoding uncharacterized protein KIAA1958 homolog isoform X4 is translated as MEDCLHTSSENLSKLVSWAHSHGTICSLIPNLKHLLSEGSHGNLTAMWGCSAGHAYHWPLTATCRAGSQERVCFQDNRSFNSDSPSIIGVPSETQTSPVERYPGRPVKAKLDCNRTRDSCDFSYCSEPSELDEAVEEYEDENTLFDMVCESSVTDEDSDFEPQTQRPQSIARKRPGIVPSSIHSSSQGQMVDECSNDVIVKKIKQEIPEDYYIVANAELTGGVDGPALSLTQMAKPKLQTHAGPSCVGSAKLIPHVTSAIGAELDPHIMSASPSVISRPIIPKTARVSLASPNRGPPSTAHQVSMQMPVSTSHPNKQISIPLSALQLPGQDEQVASEEFLPHLPSQVSSCEVALSPSVTTEPEVSSSQQQLPVAPTITTEATAQCIPDQDERAAELSREQNEKTIRSTQTALRNFPYSTKLNKFPVFNINDDLNDLCTSAVSPNTTKATRYALNVWRYWCMTNGLKDHTDITKIPAVKLNELLENFYVTVKKSDGSDFLATSLHAIRRGLDRILKNAGVGFSITSSTFSSSTKKLKEKLWVLSKAGMSGARSRNIVYFSLSDEEEMWQAGCLGDDSPITLLSTVVKYNSQYLNMRTLQEHADLMYGDIELLKDPQNQPYFARTDSVKRESRSGSTRMCHGKIYHEHSRGHKQCPYCLLYKYMYIHRPPTQMEAKSPFYLTARKEATDMGSVWYEEQRMGLRSLRGIVPNLARKVKLDNCENFTFVSFTQVSRRLGSHSCCQ
- the Kiaa1958 gene encoding uncharacterized protein KIAA1958 homolog isoform X2, encoding MEDCLHTSSENLSKLVSWAHSHGTICSLIPNLKHLLSEGSHGNLTAMWGCSAGHAYHWPLTATCRAGSQERVCFQDNRSFNSDSPSIIGVPSETQTSPVERYPGRPVKAKLDCNRTRDSCDFSYCSEPSELDEAVEEYEDENTLFDMVCESSVTDEDSDFEPQTQRPQSIARKRPGIVPSSIHSSSQGQMVDECSNDVIVKKIKQEIPEDYYIVANAELTGGVDGPALSLTQMAKPKLQTHAGPSCVGSAKLIPHVTSAIGAELDPHIMSASPSVISRPIIPKTARVSLASPNRGPPSTAHQVSMQMPVSTSHPNKQISIPLSALQLPGQDEQVASEEFLPHLPSQVSSCEVALSPSVTTEPEVSSSQQQLPVAPTITTEATAQCIPAYSTKLNKFPVFNINDDLNDLCTSAVSPNTTKATRYALNVWRYWCMTNGLKDHTDITKIPAVKLNELLENFYVTVKKSDGSDFLATSLHAIRRGLDRILKNAGVGFSITSSTFSSSTKKLKEKLWVLSKAGMSGARSRNIVYFSLSDEEEMWQAGCLGDDSPITLLSTVVKYNSQYLNMRTLQEHADLMYGDIELLKDPQNQPYFARTDSVKRESRSGSTRMCHGKIYHEHSRGHKQCPYCLLYKYMYIHRPPTQMEAKSPFYLTARKEATDMGSVWYEEQRMGLRSLRGIVPNLARKVKLDNCENFTFVSFTQVSRRLGSHSCCQ
- the Kiaa1958 gene encoding uncharacterized protein KIAA1958 homolog isoform X1, encoding MEDCLHTSSENLSKLVSWAHSHGTICSLIPNLKHLLSEGSHGNLTAMWGCSAGHAYHWPLTATCRAGSQERVCFQDNRSFNSDSPSIIGVPSETQTSPVERYPGRPVKAKLDCNRTRDSCDFSYCSEPSELDEAVEEYEDENTLFDMVCESSVTDEDSDFEPQTQRPQSIARKRPGIVPSSIHSSSQGQMVDECSNDVIVKKIKQEIPEDYYIVANAELTGGVDGPALSLTQMAKPKLQTHAGPSCVGSAKLIPHVTSAIGAELDPHIMSASPSVISRPIIPKTARVSLASPNRGPPSTAHQVSMQMPVSTSHPNKQISIPLSALQLPGQDEQVASEEFLPHLPSQVSSCEVALSPSVTTEPEVSSSQQQLPVAPTITTEATAQCIPDQDERAAELSREQNEKTIRSTQTALRNFREFLISKYPSETREIYVIPCKELDAYLASFFVDARQKDGSEYEPNSLANYQCGLERYLKEHRYGYSITRDKEFKRSQEALKQKQIELRCKGKGNKPHKSMKLTFADELILRKRGLLSRYNPEGLLNLVWLNNTKAFGHCTGFHGSTLKWGDIRLRVTETGLEYLEWMGQDTGDLNAKTKRGGTDSRVYATQHAPQTCPVQDYKEYAQRRPPAMRYEDAPFYLSIKPVVNLAALHWYNCQALGKNKLAKMVKTMCEKGNIPGRKTNFSVYQSCSTLSEAQSNQLVLICNNLSQQAAQSVAGRSNSGNFIVSSYDSSSDTA
- the Kiaa1958 gene encoding uncharacterized protein KIAA1958 homolog isoform X3, which codes for MEDCLHTSSENLSKLVSWAHSHGTICSLIPNLKHLLSEGSHGNLTAMWGCSAGHAYHWPLTATCRAGSQERVCFQDNRSFNSDSPSIIGVPSETQTSPVERYPGRPVKAKLDCNRTRDSCDFSYCSEPSELDEAVEEYEDENTLFDMVCESSVTDEDSDFEPQTQRPQSIARKRPGIVPSSIHSSSQGQMVDECSNDVIVKKIKQEIPEDYYIVANAELTGGVDGPALSLTQMAKPKLQTHAGPSCVGSAKLIPHVTSAIGAELDPHIMSASPSVISRPIIPKTARVSLASPNRGPPSTAHQLPGQDEQVASEEFLPHLPSQVSSCEVALSPSVTTEPEVSSSQQQLPVAPTITTEATAQCIPDQDERAAELSREQNEKTIRSTQTALRNFREFLISKYPSETREIYVIPCKELDAYLASFFVDARQKDGSEYEPNSLANYQCGLERYLKEHRYGYSITRDKEFKRSQEALKQKQIELRCKGKGNKPHKSMKLTFADELILRKRGLLSRYNPEGLLNLVWLNNTKAFGHCTGFHGSTLKWGDIRLRVTETGLEYLEWMGQDTGDLNAKTKRGGTDSRVYATQHAPQTCPVQDYKEYAQRRPPAMRYEDAPFYLSIKPVVNLAALHWYNCQALGKNKLAKMVKTMCEKGNIPGRKTNFSVYQSCSTLSEAQSNQLVLICNNLSQQAAQSVAGRSNSGNFIVSSYDSSSDTA